One Pelecanus crispus isolate bPelCri1 chromosome 14, bPelCri1.pri, whole genome shotgun sequence genomic window carries:
- the MAPRE1 gene encoding microtubule-associated protein RP/EB family member 1 yields MAVNVYSTSVTSDNLSRHDMLAWINESLQLTLTKIEQLCSGAAYCQFMDMLFPGSVALKKVKFQAKLEHEYIQNFKVLQAGFKRMGVDKIIPVDKLVKGKFQDNFEFVQWFKKFFDANYDGKEYDPVAARQGQETVAPNLVAPVVNKPKKSLSSSGAAPQRPIVTQRTAATPKAGTGMVKKAAGDDESAGLIEQINVLKLTVEDLEKERDFYFGKLRNIELICQENEGENDPVLQRIVEILYATDEGFVIPDEGAPQEEQEEY; encoded by the exons atgGCAGTTAATGTGTACTCTACTTCGGTGACTAGCGATAACCTGAGCCGACACGACATGCTGGCGTGGATCAACGAGTCGCTGCAGCTGACGCTGACCAAGATCGAACAGCTGTGCTCAG gtGCTGCATACTGTCAGTTTATGGACATGCTCTTCCCAGGTTCTGTAGCACTCAAGAAAGTGAAGTTTCAAGCAAAATTGGAACATGAGTATATTCAAAACTTCAAGGTTCTACAAGCAGGTTTTAAACGAATGGGCGTTGACAAA ATAATTCCTGTGGACAAACTagtgaaaggaaaatttcaggACAACTTTGAATTTGTTCAATGGTTCAAAAAATTTTTTGATGCAAACTATGATGGGAAGGAGTATGATCCTGTTGCTGCTCGACAAGGCCAAGAGACAGTAGCACCAAACCTTGTTGCTCCAGTTGTGAACAAACCCAAGAAATCTCTCAGTTCTAGCGGTGCAG CCCCACAGAGGCCCATTGTTACACAGAGGACCGCAGCAACTCCAAAAGCTGGTACTGGAATGGTCAAAAAGGCTGCGGGAGATGATGAATCAGCAGGATTGATTGAGCAG ATCAATGTATTGAAACTTACTGTTGAAGAtctggagaaggagagagactTCTACTTTGGCAAATTGAGGAACATTGAGTTGATCTGCCAGGAGAATGAAGGGGAGAATGATCCAGTGTTGCAGAGGATTGTGGAAATTCTTTATGCCACAGAT GAAGGCTTTGTGATACCTGACGAAGGAGCACCGCAGGAGGAACAAGAAGAGTATTAA